Proteins from one Fusobacterium periodonticum 1_1_41FAA genomic window:
- a CDS encoding sirohydrochlorin cobaltochelatase, with protein sequence MSKKALFMVHFGTTHNDTRELTIDKMNKKFADEFKDYDLFTAYTSRIVLKRLKDRGENYSTPLRVLNALTDQGYEELLIQTSHVIPGIEYENLVREVNSFSNKFKTVKIGKPLLYYIDDYKKCVEALADEYVPKNKKEALVLVCHGTDSPLATSYAMIEYVFDEYGYDNVFVVCTKAYPLMDTLIKKLKKAGIEEVRLAPFMFVAGEHAKNDMAVTYKEELEENGFKVNKVILKGLGEFDAIQNIFLNHLKLAIEKDDEDIADFKKEYTEKYL encoded by the coding sequence ATGTCAAAAAAAGCACTATTTATGGTACACTTTGGGACTACTCATAATGATACAAGGGAATTAACTATAGACAAGATGAATAAAAAATTTGCAGATGAATTTAAAGACTATGATCTATTTACAGCATATACATCAAGAATAGTTTTAAAAAGATTAAAAGATAGAGGTGAAAATTATAGTACACCTTTAAGAGTTTTAAATGCTTTAACAGATCAAGGGTATGAAGAATTACTTATACAAACTTCTCATGTTATACCTGGTATTGAATATGAAAATTTAGTGAGAGAAGTAAATTCTTTCTCTAATAAATTTAAAACTGTAAAGATTGGAAAACCACTTTTATATTATATTGATGATTATAAAAAGTGTGTTGAAGCATTGGCAGATGAATATGTTCCAAAAAATAAAAAAGAAGCACTTGTTTTAGTTTGTCATGGGACAGATTCACCATTAGCTACTAGTTATGCAATGATAGAATATGTTTTTGATGAATATGGATATGATAATGTATTTGTAGTTTGTACAAAAGCTTATCCACTGATGGATACTCTTATAAAGAAACTTAAAAAGGCTGGTATTGAAGAAGTTAGACTTGCTCCATTTATGTTTGTTGCAGGAGAACATGCAAAAAATGATATGGCAGTAACTTATAAAGAAGAACTTGAAGAAAATGGTTTCAAAGTAAATAAAGTTATTTTAAAAGGTTTAGGAGAATTTGATGCTATCCAAAATATATTCTTAAATCACTTAAAACTTGCTATTGAAAAAGATGATGAGGATATTGCTGATTTTAAAAAAGAATATACAGAAAAATATCTATAA